A window of Candidatus Hydrogenedentota bacterium contains these coding sequences:
- a CDS encoding LysR family transcriptional regulator — protein MPKNEFRYKQNRLQQLRGFCYAAADGSISKAAERMFLSQPSVSLQIQALERELDVTLFERRGPRIKLTPDGELLFELSMPLVERIDNLSNEFSARRGNVEQGRIDLAAGWSTILYVLPEYVERFRKAHPSIELKLHNVTGAEGLAQLRAGHVDFAVGPMLQAPEDIDFHPIVSYEPLLITAPDHPLAGKKHLTLKEISKYPLILPPRHLSTWSTVDSVFKSHGLPYEVAMEVGGWEVIKKYVELGLGISVVMSICITGEEKLAVIPAGEFFPNRTYGVVIRKGKFLSPQARRFIELMLPEAEL, from the coding sequence ATGCCCAAGAACGAATTCCGCTACAAGCAAAACCGCCTGCAGCAACTCCGGGGCTTCTGCTACGCCGCCGCCGATGGCAGCATCTCCAAGGCGGCCGAGCGCATGTTTCTCAGCCAGCCCTCCGTCTCGCTCCAGATCCAGGCCCTCGAAAGGGAACTGGACGTCACACTCTTTGAGCGCCGCGGCCCCCGGATCAAGCTCACCCCGGACGGCGAGCTGCTTTTCGAGCTGTCCATGCCGCTCGTGGAACGTATCGACAACCTTTCGAACGAGTTCTCCGCGCGCCGCGGCAACGTCGAGCAGGGCCGGATCGATCTGGCGGCGGGCTGGTCCACGATTCTGTACGTCCTGCCCGAGTATGTCGAGCGCTTCCGGAAGGCCCACCCGAGTATCGAACTCAAGCTCCACAACGTCACCGGGGCCGAGGGGCTCGCGCAGTTGCGCGCGGGGCACGTGGATTTCGCCGTGGGCCCGATGCTCCAGGCGCCGGAGGATATCGACTTCCATCCCATCGTGAGCTACGAGCCACTGCTGATCACCGCGCCGGACCACCCGCTCGCCGGGAAAAAGCATCTGACCCTGAAAGAGATCAGCAAGTACCCGCTCATCCTGCCGCCGCGCCACCTCAGCACCTGGAGCACCGTGGATTCCGTCTTCAAGTCCCACGGCCTCCCCTACGAAGTCGCCATGGAAGTGGGCGGGTGGGAGGTGATCAAGAAATACGTCGAGCTCGGCCTCGGCATCTCCGTCGTCATGAGCATCTGCATCACCGGCGAAGAAAAGCTCGCCGTAATACCCGCCGGCGAATTCTTCCCCAACCGCACCTACGGCGTCGTCATCCGCAAAGGAAAATTCCTCAGCCCCCAGGCCCGCCGCTTCATCGAGCTCATGCTCCCGGAAGCCGAACTCTGA